In a genomic window of Terriglobia bacterium:
- the lepB gene encoding signal peptidase I, whose protein sequence is MPPGTLDHAAEPAASMAPGPEQANSSVPQQRLPQAGTGWLGSVQSLAGTVVIAVFVITFIVQAFQIPSESMENTLLIGDYLLVDKVHYASGGHWGSLLPYSPIQRGDIIVFRYPVHPAQHFVKRVIATPGDRVRLINKQVWVNGKPVKEKYVLYRSPVRDYYRDDFPDLNYLSANVEARWWLRLRTLVRGGELVVPPDQYFVLGDNRDESLDSRYWGFVPRGNIIGRPLLIYWSFRNPEPYSGPHDEDGKLTRLAYMITHFVQETRWDRAFRVVR, encoded by the coding sequence GTGCCGCCGGGGACCCTCGATCACGCAGCGGAGCCGGCGGCGTCGATGGCGCCCGGTCCCGAGCAAGCCAACAGCTCGGTCCCACAGCAACGCCTTCCTCAAGCAGGCACGGGATGGTTGGGGTCGGTGCAGTCGCTGGCCGGCACGGTGGTGATCGCCGTGTTCGTCATTACCTTTATTGTGCAGGCGTTCCAGATTCCATCCGAGTCCATGGAGAACACCTTGCTCATCGGCGATTACCTGCTGGTGGACAAGGTGCATTACGCCAGCGGAGGGCACTGGGGGAGCTTGCTTCCCTATTCGCCAATCCAGCGCGGCGATATCATCGTGTTCCGCTATCCGGTGCACCCAGCGCAGCATTTCGTGAAGCGGGTGATCGCGACCCCGGGCGATCGCGTGCGGCTGATCAACAAGCAGGTCTGGGTGAACGGCAAGCCAGTGAAGGAGAAGTACGTTTTGTACCGCTCACCGGTGCGCGACTATTATCGCGATGACTTCCCCGATCTGAACTATCTGTCGGCCAACGTGGAAGCGCGATGGTGGCTGCGGTTGCGCACGCTGGTGCGCGGAGGCGAACTGGTGGTCCCGCCCGACCAGTATTTCGTGCTGGGCGACAACCGCGACGAGAGTCTGGACAGCCGCTACTGGGGATTCGTGCCGCGCGGTAACATCATCGGGCGGCCGCTGCTGATCTACTGGTCGTTCCGGAACCCGGAGCCGTACTCCGGGCCGCACGACGAGGATGGTAAACTCACTCGCTTGGCTTACATGATTACGCATTTCGTGCAGGAGACGCGCTGGGACCGCGCCTTCCGCGTGGTGCGCTGA
- the rnc gene encoding ribonuclease III translates to MKARDIGALEEALDHHFSRPELLQQALTHSSHAREAESRNGGEPNFVPDNEQLEFLGDAVLGFVTSQELFQRFPQFSEGELSKLRAYLVSEKHLIRAAKQLQIGRYLRLGRGEDKSGGRSKTALLVDALEAVVAAMYLDAGLEKARALILDEILEPELEQMAKGSGDLLPVNDFKSALQETAHSMGWSQPSYVLVKERGPEHQKTFTVEARVRTHGEHQQPEIAARGEGLTKKQAEQGAASKALEYLRSLDNPSPKSARRSQPAEP, encoded by the coding sequence ATGAAAGCGCGAGACATCGGTGCATTGGAAGAAGCACTGGACCATCATTTCTCTCGTCCTGAACTTCTCCAGCAAGCGCTGACCCACAGTTCGCATGCCCGCGAGGCGGAGTCCCGGAACGGCGGCGAGCCGAATTTCGTACCTGATAACGAACAGCTCGAGTTCCTGGGCGACGCCGTGCTCGGGTTCGTCACCAGCCAGGAGCTTTTCCAGCGTTTTCCGCAGTTCAGCGAGGGCGAGCTGTCGAAGTTGAGGGCATACCTGGTTAGCGAGAAGCACTTGATCCGCGCCGCCAAGCAGTTGCAGATCGGACGCTATCTGCGGCTGGGGCGGGGGGAAGATAAAAGCGGCGGACGCAGCAAGACAGCGCTGCTGGTGGACGCGCTGGAGGCGGTGGTCGCGGCCATGTACCTGGACGCGGGACTGGAGAAGGCCCGGGCCTTGATTCTGGACGAGATTCTGGAGCCGGAACTGGAGCAGATGGCCAAGGGCAGCGGCGACCTGCTGCCGGTAAACGACTTCAAGTCGGCATTACAGGAGACGGCGCACTCGATGGGCTGGTCGCAACCGTCTTACGTGCTGGTCAAGGAGCGCGGGCCGGAGCATCAGAAGACGTTCACCGTGGAAGCTCGTGTGCGCACCCATGGCGAACACCAGCAACCGGAAATTGCCGCCCGCGGCGAGGGTCTTACCAAGAAACAGGCCGAGCAGGGCGCGGCCAGCAAAGCACTGGAGTACTTACGCAGTCTGGACAATCCCAGTCCGAAGTCGGCGCGCCGGAGCCAGCCAGCGGAGCCGTAG
- the lepB gene encoding signal peptidase I gives MALVLAVGLFIITFCLQAFEIPSSSMENTLLIGDHVFVDRDTMGPKTRWMPLIPYHQVKDQDIVVFLSPAEPGLYVVKRIIGQPGDRIHLQDGAVYRNGQKLNEPYVIHNGSYNLYRDNFPAIPPGEANSVTPDWHLAMSNSIENGELVVPPNRYFAMGDNRDVSYDSRYWGFIPRENIIGRPMFIYWSFETPAGQYLKTGIGDRLAFMARVLIHFFDLTRWHRMLRLVR, from the coding sequence ATGGCGCTGGTGCTGGCGGTAGGACTGTTTATCATTACCTTCTGCCTGCAGGCGTTCGAGATTCCCTCCAGTTCGATGGAGAACACGCTGCTGATCGGCGACCACGTATTCGTGGACCGCGACACCATGGGCCCGAAAACGCGCTGGATGCCGCTGATCCCGTACCACCAGGTCAAGGACCAGGACATCGTGGTCTTCCTCTCGCCCGCCGAACCGGGCCTGTACGTGGTGAAACGCATTATCGGCCAGCCCGGCGACCGCATTCACCTGCAGGACGGCGCCGTCTATCGCAACGGCCAAAAGCTGAACGAGCCCTACGTCATCCATAACGGAAGCTATAACCTGTATCGCGATAATTTTCCCGCCATTCCGCCGGGCGAGGCCAACTCGGTCACGCCCGACTGGCACCTAGCGATGAGCAACTCCATCGAGAACGGCGAACTAGTGGTGCCGCCGAACCGTTACTTTGCCATGGGCGACAACCGCGACGTCAGCTACGACAGCCGCTATTGGGGATTCATTCCGCGGGAGAACATCATTGGCCGCCCGATGTTCATTTACTGGTCGTTTGAAACGCCAGCCGGACAATACCTGAAGACGGGCATCGGCGACCGGTTGGCGTTCATGGCGCGCGTGCTGATCCACTTTTTCGACCTGACTCGCTGGCACCGCATGCTGAGACTGGTGCGCTGA